CGGGAAGGTATTGCTGTTATGTTAGATAAAGCAAGGGATGAAGCTACGGTTACAGGTTTGATATTACGATGTGTCATTAGGTACGCAAGTAATCTTCATGAATAAATTTAGGTTTATTCAAAAAACCGAATTCATTTCCTCTTATAATCTCGACAGGATCCTCTCCTGAAATGAGCCGTCCTCTTATCATGTTCCTTGCACAGCGGTATTCGTTCATTCTTTTTTCAGATAGTACTGGGTCTCCATATATACGCCACATTCCGTATTTTGTATGCCGGAGGGAATTGAGTCCCATAAATCCTTTAACATCCTTCAGTGGAATGCCCAGGAATACCCCGATCTCAGGAGGGCATCCGACTGTGGCATACCTGCGCCTGAGCATGTCTAATACATAGTCGATGGAATCAGACTCATATTCGCATTCAGACAGGAATTTATTCACGGATTTGTTTCTCAACAGTTCATCCAACAGATTTTGATTGAAGAATAGTACAATTGCATTTTTATCTGTCCTTTTTAACTCATAATAATCGATTTCAGATCTGCTAAAAATGTCTGCCCTGTTGCGATCCCATGCGTCCAGTAGTCCGCCGTTGTCGTTTGAGATGTTCATCAACGTTGCTGGTTTCCTGCCAGCTATGGTGGCTGCGGTACATCTCACAATCCTGTGTACCAGATGTCTCATATCATCACCATTGTTAGGTTATCCTAATTCGTACATTACCCGACAAATTCATAGATCACGATAAATAAGTCTGCATTCCAATTGTCCTGTTTGCAAAAATTAGTTTGAATCTTGCTTTAAAGACAACCTTGCAGCAGGTTTCATAGAGTTCTCATTCCCATCAAGAGCTATATTCGAACATAATAGACTTCTCATCGCCGTTTTTGGATGACCACCATGCAATCCCCCACCAGAATTAAGATACGAATAGGTAGCCATGTACCCAGGCATATTGAAAACTGCTGCTGCAACTGCAGCAAACGATGATGTTTGGCTCCTGTATCCGTATGCAGTTTCCATACTGGGACCTGCGGCGCTATCGGCCGGATTTATGTCTAACATTACCTGTTGTATTACTCCGATCCTATTTTTAAAACTCATATTTCCACTCTTCCTCTATTAAAATAATAAATGCTATACACTTACCAAAAAACAAAATCAAAGTGGTGTGTATAGCACCTCCTGTTCTGTAAAACAAGTGAAGTTTTTCACTCATCTTCATCAATTTCGTCACTTTCTGCCTGCTCCTTGCATTTGCAATTAGCACATTTCCCGTTGCATTCACAATCCATTATATCACACCTCTTTTCTTTTACTTTATAAAATCAGGTTAACTGTTAAAACCTGAAACATCGTTCACACCTTCGAACGTCGCATCCACAACAACACAACAAATGCAATGGCGATCAAAAGTCCTCCAACTACCCGAAGAGTCTTGATGAAAATCTCATCCTTTACAACAAATGAGACTGGAACCCTCACACCTGCTCCAAGACCAAGACCACCTGGGTTATCACCGGATGGACGAGTCATGATCAGTATACTTCCATTGTACTCGCCAGCATTCTTCTGGTCTATCGAGATACTTACAACCCTGCTTTCCTTTGCACTAAGATCAAACTCCTGCGGGTTCACGATGAGATCCACTCCTTCTACAATAAGCACAACCTGCTCAGCCTCATCATCGGTATTGACCACATACAGTTCTCGCATTGCACCTTCTTTTACCCTCACCTCGCCGAACTCAATTTTATCAGGTGATGCACCGATACCGATTCCCGCCACTTGCGGGATCAGTAAAAAAAGAAGGAAAAGGGGGATAATCCCCCTATTACTCGCTCTGTGCAACAAAGAAGATCGTTCCATCGTATGTTCCTCCTGCCCAGTCAGGCACCACAAGGTTTGTCACAACCTCGAACTCGTACCAGAAGTCTGACGTGTCTGCTGGCACCACGCCTGAGAAACCACCGATATTCAATCCGTTTAACCGGAGCGACTTGTT
The sequence above is a segment of the ANME-2 cluster archaeon genome. Coding sequences within it:
- a CDS encoding DUF3793 family protein, encoding MRHLVHRIVRCTAATIAGRKPATLMNISNDNGGLLDAWDRNRADIFSRSEIDYYELKRTDKNAIVLFFNQNLLDELLRNKSVNKFLSECEYESDSIDYVLDMLRRRYATVGCPPEIGVFLGIPLKDVKGFMGLNSLRHTKYGMWRIYGDPVLSEKRMNEYRCARNMIRGRLISGEDPVEIIRGNEFGFLNKPKFIHEDYLRT